A single region of the Streptomyces sp. ITFR-16 genome encodes:
- a CDS encoding ATP-binding protein: protein MGVCDFPLMDKVCGAVDFATNPAGTVTDGLGAWIAKSAGELASSAADLAAKAVNKTTAIDLNAGWFRDNYELLLPIGLALTVGIFCIQLMTAAWRRDERALAKTAFGTMTGVLFSFSAIAFTTVAITMVDALSDGLFKAANTSIDDAIRRVIKVDQMGAMYGLGWGVPALVAFGCAIGAFLYWGVMVARKVGVLIMVALAVFAGAGGGWEVAKRWRRGWIEATGTLIVSKLLMTVVFLIGVSAMGKTDASDGMAALSDAMAGIVVMVLVLLCPYATYKFVHWASDGGGHDDMHRTGVAGMAVAAGAAKTAGSLALRAGTGAPAPQGPNQVPGAGTDGVASGINPSGSNLSKEGIDAGPPKQQTRFRYGEDPDASGDKGRALIQRPGIPPLITRPGEDEPEGSESTAQGVAGGSGHLAAASAPGGDMTSMPPADPGPSASGTPASASGPSATGSATPTNWVYPTQPPSGS, encoded by the coding sequence ATGGGAGTCTGCGACTTCCCGCTGATGGACAAGGTGTGCGGCGCTGTCGACTTCGCCACCAACCCCGCCGGCACCGTCACCGACGGTCTCGGCGCGTGGATCGCGAAGTCGGCGGGCGAGCTGGCGTCCAGCGCGGCCGACCTGGCCGCCAAGGCCGTCAACAAGACGACGGCCATCGATCTCAACGCCGGGTGGTTCCGCGACAACTACGAGTTGCTGCTGCCCATCGGCCTCGCCCTGACCGTCGGCATCTTCTGCATCCAGCTCATGACCGCGGCCTGGCGCCGTGACGAACGCGCCCTCGCCAAGACGGCGTTCGGCACCATGACCGGAGTCCTGTTCAGCTTCTCCGCCATCGCCTTCACGACCGTCGCCATCACCATGGTGGACGCACTGTCCGACGGCCTCTTCAAAGCCGCCAACACCTCGATCGACGACGCGATCCGTCGTGTGATCAAGGTTGATCAGATGGGGGCCATGTACGGCCTCGGCTGGGGTGTGCCCGCGCTGGTGGCCTTCGGGTGCGCGATCGGCGCCTTCCTCTACTGGGGCGTGATGGTGGCCCGCAAGGTCGGCGTCCTGATCATGGTCGCGCTCGCGGTGTTCGCCGGGGCGGGCGGCGGCTGGGAAGTCGCCAAACGGTGGCGGCGCGGCTGGATCGAGGCCACCGGCACCCTGATCGTCTCCAAGCTGTTGATGACCGTCGTCTTCCTGATCGGCGTCTCCGCCATGGGCAAGACCGACGCCAGCGACGGAATGGCGGCCCTGTCCGACGCGATGGCCGGCATCGTCGTGATGGTCCTGGTGTTGCTCTGCCCCTACGCGACGTACAAGTTCGTACACTGGGCCAGCGACGGCGGCGGCCACGACGACATGCACCGCACTGGTGTCGCCGGCATGGCGGTCGCCGCAGGAGCCGCGAAGACCGCAGGCAGCCTCGCGCTGCGGGCCGGTACCGGCGCTCCCGCTCCGCAGGGTCCGAACCAGGTCCCGGGCGCGGGCACCGATGGCGTCGCCTCCGGCATCAACCCCTCCGGCAGCAACCTCAGCAAGGAGGGCATCGACGCCGGGCCGCCCAAGCAGCAGACCCGCTTCCGGTACGGCGAAGACCCGGACGCGAGCGGCGACAAGGGCCGGGCTCTGATCCAGCGCCCTGGGATCCCGCCGCTGATCACACGTCCTGGCGAGGACGAACCGGAAGGGTCCGAGTCGACTGCCCAAGGCGTTGCGGGCGGTTCCGGTCACCTCGCTGCCGCATCGGCTCCGGGCGGCGACATGACCTCCATGCCGCCAGCCGACCCCGGACCTTCGGCCTCGGGCACTCCGGCGTCCGCGTCCGGTCCGTCGGCCACCGGCTCCGCGACGCCGACGAACTGGGTGTATCCCACCCAGCCGCCGTCGGGTTCCTGA
- a CDS encoding site-specific DNA-methyltransferase, which yields MSYTLHRGDALTVLKSLPDESVQAVITDPPYNSGGRTSSDRTGRTARAKYVTSNSAHDLANFPGENRDQRSYRSWLTELLTEAYRASTEHAVAMVFTDWRQEPTTSDALQMAGWTWSGTIPWIKPSSRPRKGGPKQDSEFIIWGVKGSLDNTRDLYLPGHYIASQPRKGRVHITQKPVEVMQQLVQVCPEGGTVLDPFTGSGSTGVAALREGRRFVGVELSAHYADVAEERLRAELTKDDFELAGPEA from the coding sequence ATGAGCTACACGCTGCACCGAGGCGACGCCCTGACCGTCCTGAAGTCCCTCCCGGACGAGAGCGTCCAGGCTGTGATCACCGATCCGCCGTACAACTCCGGGGGCCGCACCAGCTCCGACCGGACCGGCCGTACCGCACGTGCCAAGTACGTCACGAGCAACTCGGCGCACGACCTCGCCAACTTCCCCGGCGAGAACCGCGACCAGCGCTCCTACCGCTCCTGGCTCACCGAACTGCTCACCGAGGCGTACCGGGCCTCGACCGAGCACGCGGTCGCCATGGTCTTCACCGACTGGCGACAGGAGCCGACCACCTCCGACGCCCTGCAGATGGCGGGATGGACCTGGAGCGGCACGATTCCGTGGATCAAGCCGTCCAGCCGACCCCGCAAGGGCGGGCCGAAGCAGGACTCGGAGTTCATCATCTGGGGCGTCAAGGGCTCCCTCGACAACACCCGCGATCTCTACCTGCCGGGGCACTACATCGCCTCCCAGCCCCGCAAGGGCCGAGTTCACATCACCCAGAAGCCGGTAGAGGTCATGCAGCAGCTCGTCCAGGTCTGCCCCGAGGGCGGCACCGTCCTCGACCCGTTCACCGGCAGCGGCTCCACCGGGGTCGCGGCCCTGCGCGAGGGACGCCGCTTCGTGGGCGTCGAGCTGTCCGCGCACTACGCCGACGTCGCCGAGGAGCGGCTGCGGGCCGAACTGACGAAGGACGACTTCGAGCTGGCCGGACCGGAGGCATGA
- a CDS encoding DUF5655 domain-containing protein: MAELMMFRQDADGRDVELAGSTVALEVELQRRVEAGLEQMLGVRFLASEYPTGPWHRGRIDTLGLDENGSPVVIEFKKGSDSGVMSQAVSYLSWLESAHHEFEALVRKVLGAEAAESVDWRRPRMICIAAGFSHHDRVAVQRLPERIDLVRYRIFDGGLLGLLLVDSATGFPSAASSRRDRERAPVADSVPTASAVSPPAGGGAVPECLRDLYAELDEALTAWGEVEVASLRHYIAYRRLVNVASVIFRPKHEAILVYLRLDPDTVELEEGFTRDMRGIGHLGTGDLEVRVVSAADLEKAAPLIRQAFEAA; this comes from the coding sequence GTGGCCGAGCTGATGATGTTTCGGCAGGACGCGGACGGACGGGATGTCGAGCTGGCCGGCTCGACGGTGGCGCTGGAGGTGGAGCTGCAGCGGCGGGTCGAGGCCGGCCTGGAGCAGATGCTGGGCGTCCGTTTCCTGGCCTCGGAGTATCCGACCGGGCCTTGGCACCGGGGGCGGATCGACACCCTGGGACTCGATGAGAACGGCAGTCCGGTGGTGATCGAGTTCAAGAAGGGCTCGGACAGCGGGGTGATGTCCCAGGCGGTCTCCTACCTGTCCTGGCTGGAGTCGGCGCACCACGAGTTCGAGGCGCTTGTGCGGAAGGTGCTGGGGGCGGAGGCCGCCGAGTCCGTCGACTGGCGTCGTCCGCGGATGATCTGCATCGCGGCGGGCTTCTCGCACCACGACCGGGTGGCGGTGCAGAGATTGCCCGAGCGGATCGACCTGGTGCGCTACCGGATCTTCGACGGTGGCCTACTGGGGCTGCTGCTCGTGGACTCCGCGACCGGCTTCCCGAGCGCTGCCTCGTCTCGCCGGGATCGGGAGCGGGCACCCGTGGCGGACAGCGTGCCGACGGCTTCGGCGGTCTCTCCGCCTGCGGGTGGAGGAGCGGTGCCGGAGTGCCTGCGGGACCTGTATGCGGAACTGGACGAGGCGCTCACGGCATGGGGCGAGGTGGAGGTGGCGTCCCTGCGGCACTACATCGCCTACCGGCGGTTGGTGAACGTGGCGTCGGTAATCTTCCGTCCGAAGCACGAGGCGATCCTGGTGTACCTCAGACTCGACCCGGACACGGTCGAGTTGGAGGAGGGCTTCACCCGGGACATGCGCGGTATCGGACACCTCGGGACCGGCGACCTGGAGGTCCGCGTCGTCTCGGCAGCCGACTTGGAGAAGGCGGCGCCGCTGATCCGGCAGGCGTTCGAGGCGGCCTGA
- a CDS encoding IS110 family transposase — protein sequence MTDRSARIWVGIDAGKAHHWAVAINGDGQMTLSRKVANDETEILELIATVCEAADEVSWAVDISGRASTLLLTMLIGHGQSVVYIPGRTVNRMSAAYRGEGKTDAKDALVIADTARLRRDFATLSLPDEQVATLQLLTAHRADLVADRVRLINRMRDTLVGISPALERAFDYSASKGAVTMLTEYQTPAALRRLGANRLAAWLRRRAVRKAGDVADRAVEAARSQATVLPGEDRAARQVGVIARQLLDVDEQIKETEREICEVFRTDERAAVIESMPGMGPILGAEFVAIVGDLSGYADAGRLASHAGLAPVPRDSGRRTGNFQRPKRYHRRLRHIFYLSAQTAMMRPGQSREYYLRKRAEGQTHVQAVLALARRRVGVLWAMLRDGRLYDSGPSVAQVA from the coding sequence GTGACGGACCGCAGCGCACGCATATGGGTCGGGATCGATGCCGGCAAGGCTCATCACTGGGCCGTGGCCATCAACGGCGACGGCCAGATGACGCTCTCCCGGAAGGTCGCCAACGACGAGACGGAGATCCTGGAACTGATCGCGACGGTGTGCGAAGCCGCCGACGAGGTGTCGTGGGCGGTGGACATCTCCGGTCGCGCCTCGACGCTGCTGCTGACCATGCTCATCGGGCACGGCCAGAGCGTGGTCTACATTCCCGGCCGCACCGTCAACCGGATGTCGGCGGCCTACCGGGGTGAAGGAAAGACCGACGCGAAGGACGCGCTGGTCATCGCCGATACCGCCCGGCTGCGACGGGACTTCGCCACTCTCAGCCTCCCGGACGAGCAGGTCGCCACGCTCCAGCTGCTGACTGCGCACCGAGCCGATCTGGTAGCCGACCGGGTTCGGCTGATTAACCGGATGCGGGACACCCTGGTCGGCATCAGCCCCGCACTGGAGCGGGCCTTCGACTACTCCGCCTCCAAGGGCGCGGTCACGATGCTCACCGAGTACCAGACGCCGGCCGCACTGCGCCGCCTCGGCGCCAACCGGCTTGCCGCCTGGCTCAGGCGCCGGGCCGTCCGCAAGGCCGGCGATGTCGCGGACCGGGCTGTCGAGGCCGCCCGGTCCCAAGCCACCGTGCTGCCCGGTGAGGACCGAGCAGCACGGCAGGTGGGCGTGATCGCCCGCCAGCTCCTGGACGTGGACGAGCAGATCAAGGAGACCGAGCGGGAGATTTGCGAGGTCTTCCGCACGGATGAGCGTGCTGCGGTCATCGAGTCGATGCCTGGTATGGGCCCGATTCTTGGCGCGGAGTTCGTGGCGATCGTCGGTGACCTGTCCGGGTACGCCGACGCTGGACGTCTGGCGTCGCACGCCGGGCTGGCGCCGGTTCCGCGCGACTCCGGCCGCCGGACCGGCAACTTCCAGAGGCCCAAGCGCTACCACCGGCGACTGCGGCACATCTTCTACCTGTCCGCGCAGACGGCGATGATGAGGCCCGGCCAGTCGCGCGAGTACTACTTGAGGAAGCGAGCCGAGGGCCAGACGCATGTCCAGGCCGTGCTCGCACTGGCGCGACGCCGAGTCGGTGTGCTGTGGGCGATGTTGCGCGATGGTCGGCTGTACGACTCCGGTCCGTCGGTGGCGCAAGTGGCTTGA
- a CDS encoding DUF6112 family protein produces the protein MYIAEQVIQLAYDPGIKPNEGGLPGLNVLKQVMGSINLFGLIAVVGALAVSAGVWAWGHHSGGHQAEANGKKGVLVSAGAALLLGAANGVVAFFSTLGTQVS, from the coding sequence ATGTATATCGCTGAACAGGTCATACAGCTCGCCTACGACCCGGGAATCAAGCCCAACGAGGGCGGGCTCCCTGGGCTCAACGTCCTCAAGCAGGTGATGGGCTCGATCAACTTGTTCGGGCTCATCGCCGTGGTCGGAGCCCTCGCCGTCAGTGCGGGCGTGTGGGCCTGGGGTCACCACTCCGGTGGTCACCAGGCCGAGGCGAACGGGAAGAAGGGCGTGCTGGTCAGCGCGGGCGCGGCCCTTCTTCTCGGTGCGGCCAACGGTGTAGTGGCGTTCTTCTCGACGCTCGGGACGCAGGTGTCTTAA
- a CDS encoding DUF6238 family protein, which translates to MSRTASPTAQDFVPFATAALDFHRALNIPGGPLVTTRAELDALHAHLVALYGLLDAHTGRTGQLVAVEGDQLRTARTRIWQAAEHLHAAYHAAPRPDSGEIPAPEACQAGLPEGAPELTICQRHQRTAHLVRRRTTPADLHAPFTGLVRR; encoded by the coding sequence ATGTCCCGCACCGCCAGCCCGACCGCGCAGGACTTCGTGCCCTTCGCCACCGCCGCGCTCGACTTCCACCGGGCCCTCAACATCCCGGGCGGCCCGCTGGTCACCACCCGGGCCGAGCTGGACGCCCTGCACGCCCACCTCGTCGCGCTGTACGGGCTGCTCGACGCCCACACCGGTCGCACCGGGCAGCTCGTCGCGGTCGAGGGCGACCAGCTCCGTACCGCCCGCACCCGCATCTGGCAGGCCGCCGAGCACCTCCACGCCGCCTACCACGCGGCGCCCCGGCCGGACTCCGGCGAGATCCCCGCACCGGAGGCGTGCCAGGCCGGCCTTCCGGAGGGAGCACCGGAACTGACCATCTGCCAACGCCACCAGCGCACCGCTCATCTCGTCCGGCGGCGCACCACCCCGGCCGACCTGCACGCCCCGTTCACCGGCCTCGTCCGCCGCTGA
- a CDS encoding C40 family peptidase: protein MKKTTGALVGLCATGPLLLALPILGIGAGTASASCSTDGAQGVDASAVAKQVKAILDGGDKGSVSVPGLDAPADQVPNAKTIQATGVAMNIPTRGQVVALATALQESGLRNLTYGDRDSLGLFQQRPSMGWGTASQILDPVHASTKFYEGLKKVSGWQSLSVTQAAQAVQKSGFPEAYAKWEPLATALQKAIEPLLQKAGGASPSPSPSGSADTSPSPDSAGGCSADGDGTDFGTIPAGALPREYKIPASAPPKVQTAIRWALGQLGTLYQWGGTCTDSHGKNPMGRCDCSSLMQGAYKAAGVTLTRTTYTQVKDGKAVSVDALKPGDLLFTEGTAAVPEHVGMAIGQGLIVHAPHTGDVVRITTVASWKSRILAARRVV, encoded by the coding sequence GTGAAGAAGACGACGGGAGCCCTCGTCGGTCTGTGCGCCACCGGACCACTCCTGCTGGCACTGCCGATCCTTGGCATCGGTGCCGGGACCGCCTCGGCTTCGTGCTCGACCGACGGTGCACAGGGTGTGGACGCCTCCGCCGTCGCCAAGCAGGTGAAGGCCATCCTGGACGGCGGCGACAAGGGCTCGGTCTCCGTGCCGGGGCTGGACGCGCCTGCCGACCAGGTGCCCAACGCCAAGACGATCCAGGCCACGGGCGTCGCGATGAACATCCCCACCCGAGGGCAGGTCGTCGCCCTGGCGACCGCGCTGCAGGAGAGCGGCCTGCGGAACCTGACCTACGGCGACCGCGATTCGCTGGGTCTCTTCCAGCAGCGGCCGTCGATGGGCTGGGGTACGGCCAGCCAGATCCTCGACCCGGTGCACGCCTCGACGAAGTTCTACGAGGGGCTCAAGAAGGTCTCCGGCTGGCAGTCCCTCTCTGTCACCCAGGCCGCCCAGGCAGTACAGAAGTCGGGCTTCCCGGAGGCGTACGCCAAATGGGAGCCGCTGGCCACCGCCCTGCAGAAGGCCATCGAGCCCCTGCTGCAGAAGGCCGGCGGCGCATCGCCGAGCCCGTCGCCGTCCGGCTCTGCCGACACCAGCCCCTCTCCCGATTCTGCGGGGGGTTGTTCGGCGGACGGCGACGGGACGGACTTCGGCACCATCCCGGCGGGTGCACTGCCGAGGGAGTACAAGATTCCCGCCTCCGCGCCGCCGAAGGTACAGACGGCGATCCGGTGGGCGCTCGGCCAGCTCGGCACCCTGTATCAGTGGGGCGGCACGTGCACCGACTCCCACGGCAAGAACCCGATGGGCCGCTGCGACTGCTCCTCTCTGATGCAGGGCGCGTACAAGGCCGCCGGGGTCACCCTGACGCGGACCACGTACACGCAGGTCAAGGACGGCAAGGCCGTCTCGGTCGATGCCCTCAAGCCGGGCGACCTCCTCTTCACCGAGGGGACGGCCGCCGTACCGGAACACGTCGGGATGGCGATCGGGCAGGGCCTGATCGTCCACGCCCCGCACACCGGTGACGTCGTACGGATCACCACCGTCGCGTCCTGGAAATCGCGGATTCTCGCGGCCCGCCGAGTCGTCTGA
- a CDS encoding TIGR02677 family protein translates to MLQRDDSGIAESFDLDSLTVGDRLRLFNFTQRDNHVAYLWVLRAMNVLRAVHQVQVHTDDVAKALSELAAAHDEVPSATDLNLRAMLDNLAAEDEQVLYKVEDATRCGNLAAYRNRQSVYQFTEIGYRVYCAVEEVIGSRVQDANLSRLVFADILADFKALATANRQGDQDEVYRKLTRLDSVLEDMTQRAARFYLTLNDVVRTTDISPETFLRYKHALLAHMSEFTAELERYASRLAEAVHEVEDTGVETLLERAAAADERPMMRPAVRLEDWRRRWMGLRQWFLADGAGGSRADQLQGATRTAISGVIALLRQVTESRRGGVSRTTQLRHLAAWAAAAPDEQAANALVAAAFDLRSVRHLSGANDDDDQISPRSTWWEAPGVEISVSLFKHGKRPAQGGPQPVRKSRGAHARLREAQLAERAAERSAAETLLEHGPHDRVLNQAETRAVLKLLTRALEARTVVAGRLRSGTGSSDVLTLRLVPSERGSRVRTETGTLHLPGFALEIKPHGAMRRRLGSGSP, encoded by the coding sequence GTGCTGCAGCGTGATGACTCGGGAATCGCAGAGTCGTTCGATTTAGATTCGTTGACAGTGGGCGACCGGCTCAGACTGTTCAACTTCACCCAGCGCGATAACCACGTCGCGTACCTGTGGGTGCTGCGGGCGATGAATGTGCTGCGGGCTGTGCACCAGGTTCAGGTCCACACCGATGACGTGGCGAAGGCCTTGAGCGAACTTGCGGCAGCGCACGACGAGGTACCGAGTGCTACAGACCTGAACCTGCGGGCCATGCTTGACAATCTCGCGGCCGAGGACGAGCAGGTCCTCTACAAAGTGGAGGACGCGACTCGGTGCGGCAATCTGGCCGCTTACCGCAACCGCCAGTCGGTGTACCAGTTCACTGAGATCGGCTACCGCGTCTACTGCGCGGTGGAAGAGGTCATCGGGTCGCGGGTCCAGGACGCAAACCTGTCGCGTCTGGTCTTCGCCGACATCCTGGCGGACTTCAAGGCCCTGGCCACCGCGAACCGGCAGGGCGACCAGGACGAGGTCTACCGCAAGCTCACCCGGCTCGACAGCGTGCTGGAGGACATGACCCAACGGGCAGCGCGCTTCTATTTGACGCTCAACGACGTAGTCCGTACAACGGACATCTCCCCCGAGACGTTCCTCCGGTACAAGCATGCGCTGCTGGCCCACATGAGCGAGTTCACGGCCGAACTGGAACGCTATGCGTCCCGCCTGGCTGAGGCTGTGCATGAGGTGGAGGACACCGGGGTGGAGACGCTGCTGGAGCGGGCGGCCGCAGCGGACGAACGGCCCATGATGCGCCCGGCTGTACGGCTGGAGGACTGGCGGCGGCGCTGGATGGGGCTGCGGCAGTGGTTCTTGGCCGATGGCGCGGGCGGGTCCAGGGCGGATCAGTTGCAGGGCGCCACTCGCACCGCGATCTCTGGGGTCATCGCCTTGCTGAGGCAGGTCACGGAGTCACGCAGAGGCGGCGTGAGCCGCACTACTCAACTACGGCATCTGGCCGCGTGGGCTGCCGCGGCACCGGATGAGCAGGCGGCGAACGCTCTGGTCGCCGCCGCTTTCGATCTGCGCTCCGTACGGCATCTTTCGGGCGCAAACGATGATGACGACCAGATCTCGCCGCGTTCGACGTGGTGGGAGGCGCCGGGTGTGGAGATCAGCGTCAGCCTCTTCAAGCACGGTAAGAGGCCGGCGCAGGGAGGTCCGCAGCCGGTGCGGAAGTCCCGGGGCGCGCACGCCCGCCTGCGCGAGGCTCAACTGGCAGAGCGGGCCGCGGAACGGAGCGCGGCGGAAACTCTCCTGGAGCACGGACCTCATGATCGAGTACTGAACCAGGCGGAGACTCGCGCCGTGCTCAAGCTGCTGACCCGCGCCCTGGAGGCGCGAACGGTCGTCGCGGGACGTCTGCGCTCAGGCACCGGCAGCAGCGATGTGCTGACGCTGCGTCTTGTGCCCAGTGAACGCGGGAGTCGCGTGCGGACCGAAACCGGCACGCTGCACCTGCCCGGTTTCGCCCTGGAGATCAAGCCACACGGTGCGATGCGTCGCCGTCTCGGATCGGGGTCGCCTTGA
- a CDS encoding SCO6880 family protein, which translates to MSGKHQSSTPTVKFPHRSRRGVLLGLSVPQLAVAGLTGLLLLAVILARGVVGALQLIPLWAVIALLVFVRHRGRALADWAPIVVRYALRRMRGQLVWLTRPSRRPTREGLLHLPGTAASLRVTTAPDGKYGAVHNPHTGTLTAVVKVSSRAYALLDPGTQQANVGGWGRALAALARTGQIARIQVIERTIPDSGDALRRYWEEHGRPDTPMAGAIYNELIQSAGPAAAPHEAYVAVSLDTKAARRLINQAGGGLTGAFSVLAQLTSTFDQAARTAGLTPTGWLTAREIAAVVRTSYDPKALATLDRWSTAGRPEAEPAAAGPVVVVEKADHIATDSAVHATYWVENWPRTETSAGFLHQLLFTGGVRRTLSLSYEPKNLDAALRDVQRKKSSVIADAAERARRGQVDSEADSIEYQDIKSRERQLIAGHADVALTGLLTVSADTEDELRTACAVVETAAVGAQLDLRPLTWQQAEAFTAAALPLALAA; encoded by the coding sequence ATGTCCGGCAAGCACCAGTCCTCCACGCCCACCGTGAAGTTCCCGCACCGCAGCAGGCGCGGCGTCCTGCTCGGCCTGTCCGTCCCGCAGTTGGCCGTCGCCGGGCTCACCGGCCTTCTCCTTCTCGCCGTGATCCTCGCCCGCGGTGTGGTCGGCGCCCTCCAGCTCATCCCGCTGTGGGCCGTGATCGCCCTGCTCGTCTTCGTCCGCCACCGAGGCCGTGCTCTGGCGGACTGGGCCCCGATCGTCGTCCGGTACGCGCTGCGCCGGATGCGAGGCCAGCTCGTCTGGCTCACCCGCCCCTCTCGCCGGCCGACCCGCGAGGGACTGCTCCACCTTCCCGGCACCGCTGCCAGCCTGCGCGTGACCACTGCTCCCGACGGCAAGTACGGCGCCGTCCACAACCCGCACACCGGGACGCTGACCGCGGTGGTCAAGGTCTCCTCCCGCGCCTACGCCCTGCTCGACCCCGGCACCCAGCAGGCCAACGTCGGTGGCTGGGGACGCGCGCTGGCAGCTCTCGCCCGTACCGGGCAGATCGCCCGCATCCAGGTGATCGAGCGCACCATCCCCGACTCCGGCGACGCGCTGCGCCGCTACTGGGAAGAGCACGGCCGCCCCGACACCCCGATGGCCGGCGCGATCTACAACGAGCTGATCCAGAGCGCCGGTCCCGCAGCCGCCCCGCACGAGGCGTACGTCGCGGTGTCCCTGGACACCAAGGCGGCCCGTCGGCTGATCAACCAGGCTGGCGGCGGTCTCACCGGTGCCTTCAGCGTCCTCGCCCAGCTCACCTCCACGTTCGACCAGGCGGCGCGGACCGCCGGTCTCACCCCGACGGGCTGGCTCACCGCCCGCGAGATCGCCGCCGTGGTGCGCACCTCCTACGACCCGAAGGCGCTGGCGACACTCGACCGCTGGTCCACGGCCGGTCGCCCCGAGGCCGAGCCCGCCGCCGCCGGCCCCGTCGTGGTCGTCGAGAAGGCGGACCACATCGCCACCGACTCCGCCGTGCACGCCACCTACTGGGTGGAGAACTGGCCGCGCACCGAGACCAGCGCCGGCTTCCTGCACCAGCTCCTGTTCACCGGCGGGGTGCGGCGCACGCTGTCGCTCTCCTACGAGCCGAAGAACCTCGACGCCGCCCTGCGCGACGTGCAGCGCAAGAAGTCCAGCGTGATCGCCGACGCCGCCGAACGGGCCCGGCGCGGCCAGGTCGACTCCGAGGCGGACTCGATCGAGTACCAGGACATCAAGTCCCGCGAACGCCAGCTCATCGCCGGGCACGCCGACGTCGCCCTGACCGGTCTGCTGACCGTCTCGGCCGACACCGAGGACGAGCTGCGCACCGCCTGCGCCGTCGTGGAGACCGCCGCTGTCGGCGCCCAGCTCGATCTCCGGCCGCTGACCTGGCAGCAGGCCGAGGCGTTCACCGCCGCCGCGCTGCCGCTCGCGCTCGCTGCCTGA
- a CDS encoding DUF2398 family protein codes for MPAQRVAASVEPADLSSYQQAARLLLLHSVVTETYPRTKALASVLQWADELTKDFRDLFGYTLSTSARHARLLRRLDTFDESQAFLTVKSKKPFDRRRLAYLCLVLAGLNRSRIEITLADLVKFLAPYANAIEYLGFDATAAGHKDAVVDVMDWLVDRGALRISDGSTEDWARDHDRGDALFDIDHDTCAALFKPNRPLQHLTSAAGLLDTPTAGTGRDPRRRLAAQRARRMLIEHPVVYFAGIDPETAIALRQPTLAEDIARLTGLPVERRAEGIMLVDTTGRFTDKRFPGRGGAVNRTAGLILAKIADLQEDPDRSGSLQRLLPPDPREEHADLLSRIDMALPEAGTLEALAHDPQTDNGQGAYGPGTEADAAEQRAGLPFVEQGVLEQMITELYEEFGPSSFTNKWQGDPGGLLAEALSLLADLRLVHLVPGGILVCPAAARYRNITAVLPRPAYEGQFALDFPLEDTSR; via the coding sequence ATGCCTGCCCAGCGCGTAGCCGCATCTGTGGAGCCCGCGGACCTCAGCTCGTACCAGCAGGCGGCCCGGCTCTTGTTGTTGCACAGCGTGGTCACCGAGACCTACCCGCGGACCAAGGCGCTTGCGTCGGTCCTGCAGTGGGCCGACGAACTGACGAAGGACTTCCGGGACCTTTTCGGATACACGCTGTCCACGAGTGCCCGTCATGCTCGCCTGCTGCGGCGGCTGGATACCTTCGACGAGAGCCAGGCGTTTCTCACGGTGAAGAGTAAAAAGCCCTTCGACCGGCGGCGGCTCGCATACCTGTGTCTGGTCCTGGCGGGCTTGAACCGGTCGCGGATAGAGATCACCCTCGCCGATCTCGTCAAGTTCCTTGCTCCGTACGCCAACGCCATCGAGTATCTCGGCTTCGACGCGACGGCAGCGGGCCACAAGGACGCGGTCGTTGACGTGATGGACTGGCTTGTCGACCGAGGGGCGCTGCGGATTTCCGACGGTTCCACCGAGGACTGGGCCCGCGACCACGATCGTGGGGACGCTCTGTTCGACATCGACCACGACACCTGCGCAGCCCTCTTCAAGCCCAACAGGCCCTTGCAGCACCTGACGAGTGCCGCCGGTCTGCTGGACACCCCGACCGCGGGCACCGGGCGGGACCCGCGTCGGCGTTTGGCTGCCCAGCGGGCCCGACGGATGCTCATCGAGCACCCGGTGGTCTACTTCGCCGGCATCGACCCGGAAACCGCGATCGCGCTGCGCCAGCCCACTCTGGCCGAGGACATCGCGCGTCTGACCGGTCTGCCCGTCGAGCGCCGGGCTGAGGGGATCATGCTTGTCGATACCACGGGGCGTTTCACCGACAAGCGTTTCCCGGGGCGAGGAGGAGCAGTCAACCGGACCGCCGGTCTGATACTGGCGAAGATCGCGGACCTACAGGAAGACCCCGACCGTTCCGGCAGCCTGCAGCGCCTTCTCCCACCTGACCCGCGAGAAGAACACGCGGACCTGCTGAGTCGCATCGACATGGCCCTGCCCGAGGCCGGCACACTCGAAGCCCTCGCTCATGACCCGCAGACAGACAACGGCCAAGGGGCGTACGGACCAGGAACGGAAGCCGACGCAGCCGAACAGCGGGCGGGCCTGCCGTTCGTTGAGCAAGGCGTGCTGGAGCAGATGATCACCGAGCTGTACGAGGAGTTCGGTCCGTCCTCGTTCACCAATAAATGGCAGGGCGATCCCGGAGGGCTTCTGGCCGAGGCCCTCTCTCTGCTGGCAGACCTGCGCCTGGTGCACCTCGTCCCTGGGGGAATCCTGGTGTGCCCTGCCGCGGCGCGTTACCGCAATATCACCGCCGTGCTGCCTCGACCTGCGTATGAAGGTCAGTTCGCCCTCGACTTCCCCCTAGAGGACACCTCTCGATGA